One window from the genome of Cyprinus carpio isolate SPL01 chromosome B1, ASM1834038v1, whole genome shotgun sequence encodes:
- the LOC109046526 gene encoding transcription factor Sp6-like encodes MAHPYDPWLRAGPPQEEVSVSGWWDMHTGAAAGWMDLQGAGLGAGPAPGGSMSSYTPEPQMCSAHSGLHYPPEGFKLEPLVQDLLPLVQASSEEQQDATGASARPKSQRRAGSRAPGQASCRCPNCLSAESLGNSDDKRKHLHNCHIPGCGKAYVKTSHLKAHLRWHSGDRPFVCNWLFCGKRFTRSDELQRHLQTHTGAKRFGCSSCPRVFLRADHLAKHMRVHESPCQPAEETRSATATGNSAAATSLLRVKTESENCNDDATVANG; translated from the coding sequence atggCCCACCCGTATGACCCCTGGTTACGCGCGGGGCCGCCGCAGGAGGAGGTGAGCGTGTCTGGCTGGTGGGACATGCACACCGGAGCAGCTGCAGGCTGGATGGACCTGCAAGGGGCAGGACTGGGGGCGGGGCCAGCGCCGGGCGGCTCCATGAGCTCCTACACACCTGAGCCGCAGATGTGCTCCGCCCACTCCGGCCTGCACTACCCACCCGAGGGCTTTAAGCTGGAGCCGCTGGTGCAGGATCTGCTGCCGCTGGTGCAGGCCTCCTCGGAGGAGCAGCAGGACGCCACAGGCGCTTCCGCTCGACCCAAATCGCAGCGTCGTGCCGGAAGTCGCGCTCCTGGCCAGGCCTCCTGCCGCTGTCCCAACTGCCTGAGCGCCGAGTCTCTGGGAAACTCTGATGACAAACGCAAGCACCTGCACAACTGCCACATCCCTGGCTGCGGGAAAGCCTATGTGAAGACGTCGCACCTCAAAGCGCACCTGCGCTGGCACAGTGGTGACCGGCCCTTTGTCTGCAACTGGCTGTTCTGCGGCAAGCGCTTCACCCGCTCGGACGAGCTGCAGCGCCACCTGCAGACACACACCGGCGCCAAGCGCTTCGGCTGCAGCTCCTGCCCTCGGGTCTTCCTGCGCGCCGACCACCTGGCCAAGCACATGCGTGTGCACGAGTCGCCATGCCAACCGGCTGAGGAGACTCGATCAGCTACCGCGACAGGGAACAGCGCAGCCGCAACGTCACTGCTCAGAGTGAAGACAGAATCTGAGAATTGCAACGACGACGCAACAGTAGCGAATGGCTAA